In the Ranitomeya imitator isolate aRanImi1 chromosome 2, aRanImi1.pri, whole genome shotgun sequence genome, ctgatggagcattagaaagcccgaatggcataaccaggtactcaaaatggccttcgggcgtattaaatgctgttttccattcattgccctttttaatacgcacaagattatacgcaccacgaagatctatcttggtgaaccaactagccccccttaatccgagcaaacaaatcagacagcagcggcaaggggtactgaaatttgaccgtgactttatttagaaggcggtaatcaatacaaggtctcagcgaaccatccttcttcgccacaaaaaagaaccctgctcccaatggcgacgacgacgggcgaatatgacccttctccaaggatacctttacgtaactccgcatagcggcatgctcaggcacagacaaattaaacagtcgacctttaggaaacttactaccaggaatcaaatcgatagcacaatcacaatccctatgcggaggtagggcactggacttggactcatcaaatacatcccggtaatccgacaagaactctgggacctcagaaggggtggatgatgaaatagacagaaatggaacatcaccatgtaccccctgacaaccccagctggacacagacatagattttcaatccaacactgggttatggacttgtagccatggcaaccccaacacgaccacatcatgcagattaagcaacaccaaaaagcgaatatcctcctgatgcgcaggagccatacacatggtcagctgggtccagtactgaggcttattcttggccaaaggcgtagcatcaattcctctcaatggaataggatactgcaaaggctccaagaaaaacccacagcgcctagcatactccaagtccatcaaattcagggcagcgcctgaatccacaaatgccatgacagaataggatgacaaagagcagatcaaagtaacggacaaaagaaatttttgactgtaccataccaatggtggcagacctagcgaaccgctcagtgcgcttaggacaatcggagatagcatgagtggaatcaccacagtaaaaacacagcccattctgacgtctgtgctcttgccgttcagctctggttaaagtcctatcgcactgcataggctcaggtccatactcagataataccgccaaatggtgcacagttttacgctcacgtaaacgtcgaccgatctgaatggtcaaagatatagactcattcagaccagcaggcataggaaatcccaccatgacatccttaagggcttcagagagaccttttctgaaaattgccgccagcgcacattcattccattgagtgagcacagaccacttcctaaacttctgacaatatatctctacctcatcctgaccctgacacagtgccagcaaatttttctctgcctgatccactgaattaggttcatcacacagcaatccgagcgccagaaaaagcgcatcaacattacataatgcaggatctcctggcgcaagggaaaatgcccagtcctgagggtcgccacgcaataaagaaataacgatcttaacttgttgaactggatcaccagaggagcggggtttcaaagccagaaatagtttacaattattcttaaaactcagaaacttagctctatctccagaaaacaaatcaggaataggaattcttggctctaacatagaattctgaaccacaaagtcttgaatattttgtactcttgcagtgagatgatccatacaagaagacagacctttaatgtccatcactacacctgtgttcagaaccacccaaatgtctaggggaaaagagagacaaaacacagtgcaaagaaaaaaaaatggtctcagaacttctcttttccctctattgagaagcattagtactttgggcctccagtactgttatgaacaggtgattcagaaccacaatggacctagtggttaagagcacacaagtgacctgttagttactaacataggacgagctctgagacgtgggaactctgctgaccgcaatccctaaacctatcataccacactaaaggtagccgtggagcgctcctgacaaaacctaggcgcctcggcacagcctgagaaactagctagccttgaagatagaaaaataagcctaccttgcctcagagaaattccccaaaggaaaaggcagccccccacatataatgactgtgagtaagatgaaaatacaaacacagagattaaatagattttagcaaagtgaggcccgacttactgaatagaccgaggataggaaagatagctttgcggtcagcacaaaaacctacaaacaaccacgcagagggggcaaaaagaccctccgcaccgactaacggtatggaggtgctccctctgtgtctcagagcttccagcaagcaagaaaaaccaatatagcaagctggacagaaaatatagcaaacaaaagtaacataagcaaaacttagcttatgcagggcagacaggccacaagaacgagccaggagatagcaagaccaatactggaacattgactggaggccaggaacaaagaactaggtggagttaaatagagcagcacctaatgacttaacctcgtcacctgaggaaggaaactcagaagccgcagccccactcacatccaccagaggaagctcatagacagaaccagccgaagtaccactcatgaccacaggagggagcttgaccacagaattcacaacaggtatcatggttatttatatccatcttttttatcgcgtgttattccattttttgttcggcggtatgataataaagcattgttttttgcctctttttttttacagcgttcactaaaggggttaactagtgggagttttataggtggggtcattatggacgcagcgatactaaatacagTTTGTGtacctttattaattttttttttagataaagaaatgtatttatgggaacaatatatatattttttttatttaggatttttttttaaattttttttttacacatataaatatatatttttttaactttataacgttgtctcaggggggacatcacactatagggtcagatcgctgatctgacactttgcacagcactgtgtcagatcagtgatctgacaagcagggctgcaggcttaccagcacctgctctgaaCAGGCGCTTGTAAGACAccgccctgcaggacccagaagtagccccacggctattttggatccagggcctgcagggaggagacgctcggtacaaggtgagcccatcgccttgtaccgagggtctcagggaagcacgcaaggagccccctccctgcgcgatgcctccctatgccaccggaacgctgcgatcatgtttgatcgcagtgtttcaggggttaatgtgccaggagcggtccgtgacccctCCTGGCACATATACAAAATAAGAaggtggctgacagcactcacttattggggtgcccgttccatgtccagggaaccctcctgggtatTCTAGGGAATCCAAatcgaatgaacagcgctccagccgggtgtaatAATAATGTAGAAAAGGTTTTTATTCAGCCATGATAAAACGACGTTTTGACCACAAgtcggtctttttcaagcatacaaaatggTGCCAAAGGCTGGCTTAAATAGTGTGgataccacgcagggcaccaatcaccatcaagtcaCAGCCCACATTAAAATACTATCCAAAAGTAACATATAACAGACATCAGACGCATGCGTATAGACAAGTCCCCTgtggacatattaccaccacaaaaatCAATCCAATAATTCATATACAAATACATAGTCATGCTTTGTTTATCTTGTAATCCACAAATCCACTGGATGCATCATCGTTTCCATGGAGATCTTCAACCAATGGATCCATTCCCATTTTGGACTTCCTGATCAGTTAAATCCAATAGAGAATAGCGGCGCCAAAAAGAAAAACAACCTATCCAATACCTTCATATAACATGATGCTTCTCTGTTAACCAATCCGGCATATTTACTTATGTTGAGCAGGCTTACATCATCCTTTCCTCTGCATCACCGCTGCGTCGCAGATCGTCATAGAGACCACAGTGTGCGAGCGCAGGCGCACCACGTAGCAGCCGCGCTCCATCACATGATCGCAATGGAGACACGCCCAAACGTGATGCGCATCTACGTCACACAACAGCAGTCACATGCGACCGCCACTTAGACCGGTTACGCAGGGGACGCAAATAAACAACATGGCGCTTCCTTAGTGACCAATCCGGCATACTGACTTATATTTAGCATGCTTGCACCAACATAATGTGTCCATATTATGGCATCAGCACTGAGCCGCAGACCGTCACAGAGACCACAGCGTATAAGCGCAGGCGCACCACGCAGAAACCGCGCTCCATCCCATACCGCAATGGAGACACGCTCAAACGTGACGCATACCTACGCCACACAACAGCGGTCACCTGTGATCGCCACTCAGACCAGTTATCCGGGAGACGCAAATAGGCACCAAATGATAATTCACAATAAGGGAAGGGTCTATGGGAGGTGAAAGACTTAAAAAGGAAAATaatacatactatcccgtcactgggaattaagtcccaggtcacctcgatgggatagaacgtcatatgggattaaggtgaCATCTGTCTGCATTTGTGAAAATGTGTGTAAATCAGGCTGGAGACCAGTTCTTTATTTCTAACATAAGAAGCCTTTGACCAAGCTTGGGTGAAAACGATGTTATACTGAGTTTATTTCACTACTGATTTCACTCATTGGTTTGTCACAGATTTCCAGTAATTATATTATAACATGGGATCTTTCTGATGTTgcatcgtcatcttctccccattcaggtcactacaatatcggatcctctcagtggagatcttctatataagagaattctcctgagtgaccctacaaggatggatagggacagggacaagatggcggagaggatattacacctcaccctagagatcctcttccgggttactggagaggtgagagattctgataacgtcacattacatcatcctTATCTATGGAATaacaaatagacagaactggagaggtgaggactctgggaaTGTCTGTAatgaggtttattaatgtgtctctccataaccaggattacacagtagtgaagaagacctctagtgagcgctgtcaggcccctgtgtctgagggatggagcCCAATCACAggacctccacctcaccccctgatacatgaggacatcaatgaccagaagatcctagaactcgcgtacaagatgattgagctgctgactgaagaggtgacactgctgggaatgctgggatattatacagtaacgctatggagggatcggggaTGACgggatcattgtatgtgtcaggttcctataaggtgtcaggatgtcaccgtctatttctccatggaggagtgggagtatttagaaggacacaaagatctgtacaaggacgtcatgatggaggttccccagcccctcacatcaccaggtaatacggGTAATACACAGGACTAAAtacatggcctataattatctgtatgtacagAATAAActaagtccctgtatgtgtttctttCAGTTCTGTCCGGTGAGCGGACAACACCAGAGAAATGTCCccgtccacaggactgtaaacaagaaaatctgGATGTtcttcaggtagatggagagaaggtgtcatgaaatGTTCTCTATGATGTATGGATgtctgtgaaggtcttgtgttccgTCTTGTTTTCACCACCAGTATTATACACTGAATGACCTACTTTATTAGAAACCCCTCTACATGAATTAGATTCATCACCCTGGAGTAAAGCAGTTTTCTGAGGATCAGATGTAGTGTGAATCCACATTAGAATGGGAACATCACATGATCTGCGTGGCTAAGCATTTTTTACTAGCGGTATAGTTGAGAATGTGCTTAGAATATTGTGAGTGAGGTAAAACAACCAGCAAAAGTGAATCCTGAGAACGTAAGTAACTCATCAGTAAAATGAATCAAAGGAGTTAATCAGAAATAGCTTTGAAGAACAGGTGGTACACAGTCATGTACACTACAGCTGGATGCAGTGCTGATGCTACAAGTAACATGTCTAAATGAACATTTCTTTAGCACAGATGACCTATAAAAAGACAAAAGTTCAAGTACAAGTGCTGTCTTAGGGAAACAAAAAGAAAAGACCAGCTGACAAAGGAGAGCAAAAATTATATTACTGAACATTGGACAAACATTGCATGGTCAGGTGAATTGAGATTGCTGTTGCACTCTGCTGATGGTGGGGTCAGAATTAGGCACTTATAGATTGCTTCTGGGATCATTGCAGAGAAGTTTTTCTTTCTTCAATGGTCTTCACAGTTCCTTGATATTAATTTTGAAGAGCATCTCTCAGAGAGAGTAGAAGTGTCTGTTAATCTAATTTGTGGCAAATGCAAAAAGCAGCCCTACCTGAATAGACTATAGGATTTCCAATGTGTTACTACATGAGTGTCTATAATAAGATGGTGTCATGCAcaatgtgggaagactaagtgcaaaacGAAAGGATGAGAGGAAGgaagcccaacactagggaaggggggagtggagacccctattcAGATCTAAAGTTATCCTTTCTGCCCTAAATGTCCCTATATagattctgcacctatcgccgaacaGGAACCTAATTCcagcctgaccctggcaataagccctgcttagggaaggaagggtttgcactagtcaatccccactataaCTAAAAAcaactgggatagacaaacaaggagaacacttatcttgagtagactcataGAGAAACACTGACAtcctccaaacaccagagaggaagatagcTGATGGCTATAGCTgcaagcctcaacaggggaaaatggaaatatcacctgTGACTCCCAAAAGCAGAcaggaagtctataaacacccagaccaagtgtgtcaattagagccaggaGGAGGTTGCCagtgggtccaagagtcagaagtaTTAGGAAGGCGTCTGCATAGCCAACTGCAGAGACCTTCTGCTgccagatgcagtgcgactgtctgcatcCTCTGACACACCTGACAGATGGCCATTCAGTGTATGGTATACTTTTTATGGAGATGGCAGAATTAAAGTTGATTTATGATATTAGATGTATGGATCTTCTCACAATTTTCTGGTTGTGGAAAATGCTAGATTTATACAGGGGACCTGCAGTAATTTGATATCCATTGGTGTCATTTTTGGTTGTCATGTTCATTTCTGATTTTTTATCACTTTTGCAATATTTGTTTTAGGGTGAAGATTTGACCCATATTAATaccacagagacatatgtgaggggtgatgagtggtgtaaggatgagattcctacagataactacacaggtgagtagtgaccactaaaaacAGATTAGACATACAGTAGATTCTACTCAATTAGTTGCTTGATTTCAGGGTAAAAAATAGAAGTGAGCTACACAAGAAATGGAGGCAAAAGAGATTAAAATTTCATATAGAAAGTAATATGGAATTACTGAAAATGTTCCACTCTTTCTCCTCTAGAAGAGAGGATTCCTGGGTCAGTGTGGTGTGTACAAGTGGGTTTTGTTGGAACCCCACCGCTCCATTTGTCCATCCTCCCTCCAtttttcacaaaaacctcaccaccCACCCTTTAACTTGAAGACAAAGTGAGAGCAGACTTTTTCATGGGTTCAGCGTTCAACTTAGCAGCTCTATGGTTTGTTTATCAGCATAATTCTTGGTGCCATTAATGATTCTTACGCAGGGTCACCTAAGGAAACCTTTTTATTACTTGTACTTACACTAAATAGTCAAGTTCAATTGCCATCTTGGCAGACACTGATGAGGTTAATGGTAGGACCTCTCTAAACCATTGAATTGGTAGTAGCAATAGGCCATGTGTACATAGGGCCTAGATTTAATCAACGTAAGCTAACAACCTGCACTTACTAGGAATTCCTCTTTTATGTGGAAGGATTAAGATACCTGATCAGTGGGTTACCGAAACTCTCTGTGAAGGGTAGATTCAGGCTGGTCAGTTCAATGTACTGTGTAAGCAGCCCcagacatctaagggcatcacaaaCCTGTTATTGCTCAGTCTCATGTGGCTGAGTACTGTTTGTCCCTCTTAAGAAGCTGGATGTGGACTGCAGGAGAATTTGTAGCTAGTTTTCATGCTGGACTCTTGTTTGTTATTGGAATTAACCAGACAAGAAAACTACAGAGCCTCAAAATTGTTAGTTTTAACAACCAGGTCAGAAGTGggcaaaaacaagtcctcatacagtGTATGAGAAGAACACTACCCAAGATAAACACTTACAGCCACATGTAGGGATCTTTATTAGTCTCCACAAAATAATTTGCTAAATATAGATAAATATTTCATAACTAAAAGGTTGGTGGCTAGCAGACTAAAACTTGAACCtatcaaatagacagctttaacggAACTAAAAAGCGAAAAGAGCACAACCTGGTAGCCTAACATCTTAGTCTATTTGTTTCCACTTTGACATCTACTGCTGCCACCAGACAAATTGATTCACCTACTGAGACATTGCACCAGCAGCCACAGAATCAAGAAAGATGTTTCAATCTGTTAATTCTTTGTGACTGGCTTAGGTCTTTTCATGTTGAGCCCAATTATGTCACAGGTTTCTCGTGAGTCGTGACCGTGGCCTTCCAACAATTTCTGTGAatttcagctttgcaaccatactcgCCCCAGAATCTAAAGAGATTTTGATTTCCCAAGCACTGCATAGCAGGCCACAGGTATAATGCCACCACTTGGCATTATTTATGGTATGATCTATGATGGTATCTGATGTTTGAACCTCCAACTTTCATTCTTGGTTAATGAAAACATTCTTTCTATTGGTAAATGCTTTTGCTTTGGTTCCCCATGCGTCAGTGACGGATTTTTACCTCTGAATACACTACGAATGCCCCCAGCCAtccctcttaacccctttacccctttatgaccttggacGTGTCCATATGCCCAGGTAGGCTGGTACTTATCAATCTTGGACGAAAGGATATGTCATGGCAATGAATGCCGCCAGCTGCCACCCGATACTCAGCGCAGAAGCGGTGCCCTCACCGCTCCCAGCACTATAacaccctaaatgctgcaatctgtTTTGATCGCAGCTTTTAGCAGGCATGCAGAGGGAGGGAGCCCCTCTACTCTCCGATTGGCACCCCAGtgacacacatctacataagttccctgaggggtctagtttccaaaattgtgtcacttttaaccccttataactacctaacaaaaataaatgttttaaaaattgtactgatgtaaaatagacatggggaaatgttatttattaactattttgtatgatttgactctgatttaagggcataaaaattaaaagtttgaaaacttcaAAGTTTTccgcatttttgccaaatttctatttttttacacaaataaacacaagtcttatcGAATAGTTCCAGAGGtattacttcataaagtgacactggtcagaattgtaaaatttgacctggtcataAAGGTGCAAACAGCATTAGGtgttaaaggggttaatagtggccCGAGTAACAACATAATAGAACTGGAGTCCTATTGTATTTTTCCAAGCTGTGGTAATCAAGTGTGGCTGTTTAAAATAATAGTGCAAAACTGAGTCAATAGCAACGGGGAGGCAACTACAAACTTTTACCTGCACCAGGTTTAATGTATGAGATTAAAGCTGGAATTACTGCAGCTGCTGGCACCAGGCTTGCTCATAGATCCTTATTAAAGGATTTATAGTGTAATCATTGAAACTACAGAGCCTCAAAATTGTTAGTTTTAACAACCAGGTCAGAAGTGGGCAAAAACAAGTCTTCATACAGTGTATGAGAAGAACACTACCCAAGATAAACACTTACAGCCACATGTAGGGATCTTTATTAGTCTCCACAAAATAATTTGCTAAATATAGATAAATATTTCATAACTAAAAGGTTGGTGGCTAGCAGACTAAAACTTGAACCTATCAAATAGACCGCTTTAACGGAACTAAAAAGCGAAAAGAGCACAACCTGGTAGCCTAACATCTTAGTCTATTTGTTTCCACTTTGACATCTACTGTTGCCACCACTGCTTTTATCAGTTGATTGAATTTTATTACAATTTGTGCAGAAATATTTATATAGAAATGTTAGAAAATGTAGAAATATTATAATTAATTATATATTTTAAATTCCTGTTATTGAAAAACAATAAATTCAGTTTTATTTTTTGGCAGGTGACTGTATTAGAAGCTCAGAGGCACATCTGATGTTTTCAGAATTTGCAGCAGATGACCATGGTATAACACCCGATACATATGTGGAGCTTGTGGTTCTCCCAGATATATCTCCAgctcttcacagcaaagatctatcataTGACCCTTTTCAACAGCtcctatcttctgattcattacagaCTGATATGCAAAATAAAAATAGCAGAAGGGATGTTGAATATCAAATTGCTCACACAGTggataagccattttcatgttctgaatgtggaaaatgttttaaaaagaaatcagatttttttaaacatcagagaattcacacaggggagaaaccattttcatgtttcgaatgtggaaaatgttttattcagaaatcagatcttgttagacaccagcgAAGTCACTCGGAagaaaaaccattttcatgttcacaatgtgggaaaagttttaaagAGAAATCACATCTTCGTAatcataaaaaaacacacacaggggagaagccattttcatgtccagaatgtggtaaatgttttatagAGAAATCACATCTTCTTAGACATCAGAAAAGTCACACAggtaagaagccattttcatgttcagaatgtgggaaatattttacagagaaatcaagtcttgttacacatcagagaattcacacaggggagaagccattttgttgttcagaatgtgggaaatgttttaatcgtaaaacaaatcttgttacacatcagagaattcacacaggggagaagccattttcatgttcagaatgtggaaaatgttttacagagaaatcaaatcttgttacacatcagaaaaCCCACAATGTGGAGAACCcattgtctttttatttttaaataattgtattGTCAAATTGTACAAGAAAAAATGAAAGTTAGTTGTAAGGGAAAAGGAAATAATTTTAGAGAATTAATTTATTATTAGAAAACGTATGCACTTACCAATGAACATCTGTAATCAAAAAACAAATGTAATTCAAATATCACACGTACCTGTCGATCATGTGTATAAAATACACTATTTCACATTTATATGTTGTGAACAGCCAGCAGAAAAATTGCTTTATCATAGGTATATGCCACTGAGTTTGCTGCTCTCTGTTGTATCATTGTAGGAAGGATTTGGGCACTGATCTTACGTTACTAGGTCTGTTATTCAGGTGGATTCTAAGGTGGTCCGGGATTTAGGAGTGACAGAAGAAACTGGGTGGGATGGTCACTCCCGTACTACACATGAGGTTTCAGACCTGATGAAATTAAGCTCCAGGTGGGACTATACAGATGATTAAAAGGACAAGATGCTTATATAAGCTATTGGTATGATAATGTAGCAAATTACTCAGGAAAAATAGGTAAGACACTTAAAACCGAACTGAACCTGCCGGTTCCCGTACAGACTAGAGACCACGAAACTACAAAATAAAGGAATAAGTACATACTGTTAGAGTATATTccacctacttcctaaaaagaaacaaaaGATAGGTGCAAGGTATATAACATAAGCAGCAGAGAgataaccctagctggtctttcactaactggcttaaactacagctgTATGGCTGgatatccaaatgagactatcaccagctgGAAATACCAGGAAAAGTATATAAAGCCTCaccttaaaattgatgggaagacaaATGAGTATATGAAAACACCTGTTAGtctaaaaagactgaagcaaggataacagaaactagagaaaaggtgtatctgctgtggttCAAGGGACAGAGAAGCCAACCACAAAGCAcagctttaagggtatgtgcacacgtcaggattttttcctgacaaaatcctgagaattctgccagaaatccgtggttttttttgcgcggatttctcgcggattttttgcggaatttttgcggatttttttttttcccggaatgtcctttttgcttggaaatccgcaaaaaatccgcaaaaagatagagcatgtccagattttttgcggtatgcgttttttttgcggaaaaaaacgcttacatctgcacaaaaaatgcggaatgcattctaaatgataggatgcatcattttagcgttttttatgcagatttatagcgtttttatagcgaaagtccgcaaaaaaacgctaaaaatcctgacgtgtgcacatacccttaaggttagAATCCAGACCCTTGATAACTGTGTATTTAGGTAATCTGGAAATCTGAGTTCCTCCTGAAAAAAATAAACCACTGCTACACACATTGTCTCTAATTGTGACCTCCAAATAGTTAACCTGACCATGACATCCTGCTTGTGCATGAAAATTGGAAGGTGTTCATTGTGCCTATGAAAAGGATTTGTATTGTATGATTCTTGCTGAAGAAAATAAATAACTCTGCTGGACTTTATGTATGGACAAGCAAGTGTATGTTTACTTACAATAAACAGCCCTGCCTATTCTGATCCTATGTTTTTGCCTACAATATCTTGCTatctttacaatatatatataactgcgttttaaaggggttgtccagtctaaatttataagtttgcagtcactgtgtgagactgcagacttatgaattcccccagAGCATGCACTGAGCTGGGAACGATGGTGATGTATGCTATATACATACTCCCAACCCTGGACCCAACTAGTGGGTTTGGCCTCAGTCCATACACTGATTGCGGATATCAAGAGTCAACAATGGCTCACATGTTCTGCTGCCCGAATGGCTCAGGCCTACAGAGAATCACGGTTGAACCCCAGGTAAAGATG is a window encoding:
- the LOC138664142 gene encoding oocyte zinc finger protein XlCOF8.4-like, coding for MDRDRDKMAERILHLTLEILFRVTGEDYTVVKKTSSERCQAPVSEGWSPITGPPPHPLIHEDINDQKILELAYKMIELLTEEVPIRCQDVTVYFSMEEWEYLEGHKDLYKDVMMEVPQPLTSPVLSGERTTPEKCPRPQDCKQENLDVLQGEDLTHINTTETYVRGDEWCKDEIPTDNYTGDCIRSSEAHLMFSEFAADDHGITPDTYVELVVLPDISPALHSKDLSYDPFQQLLSSDSLQTDMQNKNSRRDVEYQIAHTVDKPFSCSECGKCFKKKSDFFKHQRIHTGEKPFSCFECGKCFIQKSDLVRHQRSHSEEKPFSCSQCGKSFKEKSHLRNHKKTHTGEKPFSCPECGKCFIEKSHLLRHQKSHTGKKPFSCSECGKYFTEKSSLVTHQRIHTGEKPFCCSECGKCFNRKTNLVTHQRIHTGEKPFSCSECGKCFTEKSNLVTHQKTHNVENPLSFYF